In Mariluticola halotolerans, one DNA window encodes the following:
- a CDS encoding SDR family NAD(P)-dependent oxidoreductase — MDISFTNKTAIVTGGGSGIGETVSLELAASGANVIVADMDTSGADKVVKTIRQKGGNAESFEIDVTDASACEAMVAFAIKTYGGLHLAVNNAGIGGPAAPIGEYPVDGWEKVISVNLNGVFNCVRYQIPAMLEAGGGAIVNMASILGTVGFANSSAYTAAKHGVVGMTKAAALEYAARNIRINAVGPGFIDTPLLSANLDQAALDGLASLHPVGRIGTPEEVSALTCFLLSDRASFINGSYHRVDGAYTAQ; from the coding sequence ATGGACATCAGTTTCACCAACAAGACAGCAATCGTCACCGGCGGCGGCTCGGGCATCGGCGAAACGGTCAGTCTGGAACTCGCAGCAAGCGGTGCCAATGTCATCGTCGCCGACATGGACACGTCCGGCGCGGACAAAGTGGTCAAGACCATCCGCCAAAAGGGCGGGAACGCGGAAAGCTTTGAGATCGACGTCACCGATGCCAGCGCCTGCGAGGCAATGGTGGCCTTTGCGATAAAGACCTATGGCGGGCTGCATCTGGCGGTCAACAATGCGGGCATTGGCGGCCCCGCCGCCCCGATCGGCGAATATCCGGTCGATGGCTGGGAAAAGGTCATCAGCGTCAACCTCAATGGCGTCTTCAATTGCGTCCGCTACCAGATCCCGGCCATGCTTGAGGCCGGTGGCGGTGCAATCGTCAACATGGCGTCGATCCTCGGCACGGTCGGTTTCGCCAACTCATCCGCTTACACCGCAGCCAAGCACGGCGTTGTCGGCATGACCAAGGCCGCCGCGCTGGAATATGCCGCCAGAAACATCCGCATCAATGCGGTTGGCCCCGGCTTCATCGACACCCCTCTGCTTTCCGCCAATCTGGATCAGGCGGCCCTCGACGGGCTGGCAAGCCTGCATCCCGTCGGCCGCATCGGCACGCCGGAAGAAGTATCCGCCCTCACCTGCTTCCTGCTCTCTGATCGGGCCAGCTTCATCAATGGCAGCTATCACCGGGTCGATGGTGCCTACACAGCACAATAA
- a CDS encoding DUF3108 domain-containing protein, which translates to MSLNTKFARWAATGAAFILMASPVAAAPVSATAKYVVSLAGVNMASATVNFSDDGSSYKIDVGANVSGVGSLVASGTAEAQSSGRSAKDMLAARAFDLETRTRSESFNVAVQYASGNATGFQIEPPLVNNIGRIAIERKHLERVTDPLGSYILKGDALEPALCDRRLKVFTGVERYDIAMKFVQTETATSNRTGYQGPVVLCQLRYIPVAGHFTTSEMTTYLANSNRILIWYAPLKDSGYFIPYRILLGTSAGDLSMVLTDLN; encoded by the coding sequence GTGTCCTTGAATACAAAATTTGCCCGTTGGGCTGCAACCGGTGCAGCCTTCATTCTCATGGCATCCCCCGTAGCGGCCGCGCCCGTCAGCGCCACCGCCAAATATGTCGTCAGCCTTGCCGGCGTCAACATGGCCAGCGCCACCGTGAATTTCAGCGATGATGGCAGCAGCTATAAAATTGATGTGGGCGCCAATGTCTCCGGCGTCGGCTCGCTTGTTGCCTCCGGCACCGCCGAAGCCCAGTCTTCCGGCCGTTCCGCCAAGGACATGCTGGCCGCCAGGGCCTTCGATCTGGAAACCCGCACCCGCAGCGAAAGTTTCAACGTCGCCGTGCAATATGCCAGCGGCAATGCCACCGGCTTCCAGATTGAGCCGCCACTGGTCAACAATATCGGCCGCATCGCCATCGAACGGAAACATCTCGAGCGCGTCACCGATCCGCTCGGCTCCTATATCCTCAAAGGTGATGCACTCGAGCCAGCCCTTTGCGACCGTCGCCTCAAGGTCTTTACCGGCGTTGAGCGCTATGACATCGCCATGAAATTCGTCCAGACAGAAACCGCCACCTCCAACCGCACCGGCTATCAGGGCCCGGTCGTTTTGTGCCAGTTGCGCTATATTCCCGTCGCCGGTCACTTCACCACCTCGGAAATGACAACCTATCTGGCCAATTCCAACCGCATTCTCATCTGGTATGCGCCCCTCAAGGATAGCGGCTATTTCATCCCCTACCGCATCCTGCTCGGCACCAGCGCGGGCGATCTGTCCATGGTCCTGACCGACCTCAACTGA
- the rpmB gene encoding 50S ribosomal protein L28: MARRCELTGKGVMTGNNVSHALNRTRRRFLPNLCNVTLISDALSRPVKLKIAASTLRTVEHRGGLDAFLLKAKDDDLSDRARGIKQEVRQALAS; this comes from the coding sequence ATGGCACGCCGTTGTGAACTGACTGGAAAAGGCGTTATGACGGGCAATAATGTGAGCCACGCGCTCAACCGTACACGCCGCCGGTTTCTGCCCAACCTTTGCAATGTCACGCTGATTTCGGATGCGCTCAGCCGCCCGGTCAAGCTCAAGATCGCAGCTTCCACGCTGCGCACTGTCGAGCATCGCGGTGGCCTTGATGCATTTTTGCTGAAAGCCAAGGATGACGATCTGTCCGATCGCGCCCGCGGTATCAAGCAGGAAGTCCGTCAGGCACTTGCATCGTAA
- a CDS encoding VUT family protein: MAMVAVVAASNFLVQFPVQAEFGGINLADLLTWGAFTYPMAFLVTDLTNRHFGANGARLVVLAGFTLAVIWSIFLASPRIAIASGSAFLLAQFLDVSIFNRLRAAKWWQAPLVSSVAGSVLDTVLFFGIAFSARFAFIDTGFGMEDSSLAFAVPFLGVGGDVPLWVSLASGDFIVKIVVSLVLLAPYRVLRGMIADRVLHPAAG; the protein is encoded by the coding sequence ATGGCCATGGTCGCTGTGGTGGCCGCTTCCAATTTTCTCGTTCAGTTTCCTGTGCAGGCCGAATTCGGCGGGATCAATCTCGCGGATCTTTTGACCTGGGGGGCGTTTACCTATCCGATGGCGTTTCTGGTTACCGATCTGACCAACCGGCATTTCGGGGCCAATGGCGCGCGGCTGGTGGTGCTGGCAGGTTTCACGCTGGCGGTGATCTGGTCGATTTTTCTCGCCAGCCCGCGTATCGCCATTGCCTCCGGCTCGGCATTTTTGCTGGCGCAGTTTCTTGATGTGTCGATCTTTAACCGCCTGCGGGCCGCCAAATGGTGGCAGGCGCCGCTGGTCTCCTCGGTGGCTGGCTCGGTGCTCGATACGGTTTTGTTTTTCGGGATCGCCTTTTCGGCCCGGTTCGCCTTTATCGATACAGGCTTTGGCATGGAGGACAGTTCGCTGGCCTTTGCGGTACCCTTTCTGGGTGTTGGTGGAGACGTGCCGCTCTGGGTGTCACTGGCCTCGGGCGACTTTATCGTCAAGATTGTGGTGTCGCTGGTGCTGCTGGCGCCCTATCGGGTGCTGCGCGGCATGATTGCCGACAGGGTTTTGCATCCGGCGGCAGGCTAG
- a CDS encoding esterase-like activity of phytase family protein, with protein MSLRPGTLALALALSLLTSATRAMDAPVTSAPILTYKGAQPGEKVDKLIWQGGIVMTSPVETFGGLSGITFTGSGHQLVMVSDEGNFISGHLIYNEAGQPLGLGGVTVTPIRNSKGDELPRKFAKDAEAIETINRNGAPAAVRVGFENLTRVADFDLVKGMPEGAAREVAIPQWLENLRTNRSLEAVCIAPQASPVAGSTMLFTEAARVGDGYAGYMLGHNDRGELSLSRTEGLNPTDCAFLPNGDLLVLERGTSFLSFVMQVRRIAAAEVKPGAVLKGEVILTGSGGDIDNMEGIAVHPGPDGKSRITIISDDNFNDWERSLLLEFSLAE; from the coding sequence GTGAGCTTGCGTCCGGGCACATTGGCATTAGCGCTGGCCCTGTCGCTCCTCACCTCGGCCACCCGCGCCATGGACGCGCCGGTCACGTCCGCACCCATTCTCACCTATAAAGGTGCCCAGCCGGGCGAAAAGGTCGACAAGCTGATCTGGCAGGGCGGCATTGTCATGACCAGCCCGGTGGAAACCTTCGGCGGCCTCTCCGGCATCACCTTCACCGGTTCCGGCCATCAGCTGGTCATGGTCTCCGATGAGGGCAATTTCATCTCCGGCCATCTGATCTATAACGAAGCCGGCCAGCCGCTTGGCCTTGGCGGTGTCACCGTCACGCCCATTCGCAATTCCAAAGGCGATGAACTGCCGCGAAAATTCGCCAAGGATGCGGAGGCCATCGAAACCATCAACCGCAATGGCGCCCCCGCCGCTGTCCGTGTCGGCTTTGAAAACCTCACCCGGGTCGCCGATTTCGATCTGGTCAAGGGCATGCCAGAGGGCGCGGCCCGCGAGGTCGCCATTCCCCAATGGCTGGAAAACCTGCGCACCAACCGCTCGCTGGAAGCCGTCTGCATCGCCCCTCAAGCCTCCCCGGTCGCGGGCTCCACCATGCTGTTTACCGAGGCCGCCCGTGTCGGCGACGGCTATGCCGGCTACATGCTTGGCCACAACGACCGCGGCGAACTCAGCCTCAGCCGCACCGAGGGGCTCAACCCCACCGATTGCGCCTTCCTGCCCAATGGCGATCTTTTGGTGCTCGAGCGCGGCACCAGCTTTTTAAGCTTTGTCATGCAGGTCCGCCGCATTGCCGCCGCCGAGGTCAAACCCGGCGCAGTTTTGAAAGGCGAGGTTATCCTCACCGGTTCCGGCGGCGATATCGACAATATGGAAGGCATTGCCGTCCATCCCGGCCCGGATGGCAAAAGCCGCATCACCATCATTTCCGACGACAATTTCAACGATTGGGAACGTTCGCTCCTGCTGGAATTTTCCCTGGCGGAATAA
- the cobT gene encoding cobaltochelatase subunit CobT, whose translation MAQPPRNRSNKPDNTQPFKAAMGATVRAIAGEAELEVAFTADRPILTHDKARLANLPRVPTLHDIAVARGQGDSMAMRLASHDAAMHRRRAPQDPDARAAFDALEQARVEALGATRMPGMKLNIGEMLEDRLFRANFGDITERDDAPLAEALGLMLRDKLAGITVPQSGQQIVDLWRGDIEDKCDACLDDLSAALENQADFAKAARTLLRDLDLIPEGEFEDGDSDETDDAEEQNDKPSDNDEQNPEQAQGEGENAEADSDDAPGDSEDTGEVDGMEADMADADDDATADSGEETPTPPQPGEGDERLANALQYKVFTTKFDEIVQAPDLCPPEELEQLRALLDKQLENLAGAVARLANKLQRRLMAQQNRSWAFDLEEGVLDAARLTRVVTDPMQPLSFKIENDTEFRDTVVTLLIDNSGSMRGRPITIAAICGDILARTLERCGVKVEILGFTTRAWKGGKSREAWLEADRPANPGRVNDVRHIIYKAADEPWRHARRNLGLMMREGLLKENIDGEALQWAHKRLLGRPENRRILMVISDGAPVDDSTQSVNPGNYLEAHLRMVIEDIELRSPVQLVAVGIGHDVTRYYRRAVTLLDAEELGGALTEELASLFEEEPPAMSRRQRRR comes from the coding sequence ATGGCCCAACCGCCACGCAACCGGTCGAACAAGCCCGATAACACGCAGCCCTTCAAGGCGGCGATGGGCGCAACTGTGCGCGCCATTGCTGGAGAAGCCGAGCTGGAGGTTGCCTTCACAGCCGACCGGCCCATTCTGACCCATGACAAGGCGCGCCTCGCCAATCTGCCCCGCGTCCCCACGCTGCACGACATCGCAGTTGCCCGTGGGCAGGGCGATTCCATGGCCATGCGGCTCGCCAGCCATGACGCGGCCATGCACCGCCGCCGCGCGCCCCAGGACCCCGATGCCCGCGCCGCCTTTGATGCGCTCGAACAGGCCCGTGTCGAGGCGCTGGGCGCCACCCGCATGCCGGGCATGAAACTCAATATCGGCGAAATGCTCGAAGACCGGCTGTTCCGCGCCAATTTCGGCGACATCACCGAACGCGATGACGCGCCGCTGGCCGAGGCTTTGGGGCTGATGCTGCGCGACAAACTGGCCGGCATCACCGTCCCCCAGAGCGGCCAGCAGATTGTTGATTTGTGGCGCGGCGACATTGAAGACAAATGCGACGCCTGTCTCGACGATCTCTCCGCCGCACTCGAAAACCAGGCAGATTTCGCCAAGGCCGCCCGCACCCTGTTGCGCGATCTGGATCTCATCCCCGAAGGTGAGTTCGAGGATGGCGACAGCGACGAGACCGACGACGCCGAAGAACAGAACGACAAGCCCTCCGACAACGACGAGCAGAACCCCGAACAGGCCCAGGGCGAAGGCGAAAACGCCGAAGCCGACAGCGATGACGCGCCCGGCGACAGTGAAGACACCGGCGAGGTCGATGGCATGGAAGCCGATATGGCCGATGCTGATGATGACGCGACCGCCGATTCGGGCGAGGAAACCCCGACCCCGCCCCAACCCGGCGAGGGCGACGAACGCCTTGCCAACGCCCTGCAATACAAGGTCTTCACCACCAAGTTCGACGAAATCGTGCAAGCACCAGACCTGTGCCCGCCCGAAGAGCTCGAACAATTGCGTGCCCTTCTCGACAAACAGCTAGAAAATCTCGCCGGTGCCGTCGCCCGCCTGGCCAACAAGCTGCAACGCCGCCTGATGGCGCAGCAAAACCGTTCATGGGCTTTCGATCTGGAAGAAGGCGTGCTTGATGCCGCCCGCCTCACCCGCGTGGTCACCGACCCGATGCAGCCGCTCTCGTTCAAGATCGAGAATGACACCGAATTCCGCGATACGGTCGTCACGCTGTTGATCGACAATTCCGGCTCCATGCGCGGCCGCCCGATCACCATCGCCGCCATTTGCGGCGACATCCTCGCCCGCACGCTGGAGCGCTGCGGGGTGAAGGTCGAAATTCTCGGCTTCACCACCCGCGCCTGGAAAGGCGGCAAATCGCGCGAGGCCTGGCTTGAGGCAGATCGCCCCGCCAATCCCGGCCGCGTCAACGATGTGCGCCACATCATCTACAAGGCCGCTGACGAGCCCTGGCGGCACGCCAGACGCAATCTTGGCCTGATGATGCGCGAAGGGCTGCTGAAAGAAAACATCGACGGTGAGGCCCTGCAATGGGCCCACAAGCGTCTGCTTGGCCGTCCCGAAAATCGCCGCATCCTGATGGTTATCTCCGATGGTGCACCGGTGGATGATTCGACCCAGTCGGTGAACCCCGGCAATTATCTCGAGGCCCATTTGCGCATGGTGATTGAGGATATCGAATTGCGGTCCCCCGTTCAGCTGGTTGCTGTCGGCATCGGTCATGACGTGACCCGCTATTACCGGCGCGCCGTCACCCTGCTCGACGCCGAAGAACTGGGCGGCGCGCTCACCGAGGAACTGGCTTCCCTCTTTGAGGAAGAACCGCCAGCCATGAGCCGCCGGCAGCGTCGCAGGTGA
- the cobS gene encoding cobaltochelatase subunit CobS — MTEFQNLPDKDYNVRETFGIDSDMVVKGYAERTEHVPPVDPDYLFDRNTTIAILAGFAFNRRVMVQGYHGTGKSTHIEQVAARLNWPLVRVNLDSHVSRIDLVGKDAIVLKDGKQITEFRDGILPWAVQNNVALVFDEYDAGRPDVMFVIQRVLEVSGRLTLLDQNRVIVPHPAFRLFATTNTIGLGDTSGLYHGTQQINQGQMDRWSLVTTLNYLPHDKEAGIVLSKVKSYQTAEGKTTVSNMVRLADLTRSAFINGDLSTVMSPRTVITWAENAEIFGDLGFAFRLTFLNKCDELERPVVAEFYQRVFGEDLPESAANLAISA; from the coding sequence ATGACCGAGTTCCAGAACCTGCCGGACAAGGACTATAATGTCCGTGAAACCTTCGGCATCGACAGCGACATGGTGGTCAAGGGTTATGCGGAGCGCACCGAACACGTGCCCCCGGTTGACCCCGACTATCTGTTTGACCGCAACACCACCATCGCGATTCTGGCAGGCTTTGCCTTTAATCGCCGCGTCATGGTGCAGGGCTATCACGGAACCGGCAAATCCACCCATATCGAACAGGTCGCCGCACGGCTGAACTGGCCATTGGTTCGCGTCAATCTCGACAGCCATGTCAGCCGCATCGATCTGGTGGGCAAGGACGCGATTGTTCTTAAAGACGGCAAGCAGATCACCGAATTCCGCGACGGCATTCTGCCCTGGGCCGTGCAGAACAATGTCGCCCTGGTATTCGACGAATATGACGCCGGGCGTCCCGATGTGATGTTCGTCATCCAGCGCGTGCTTGAGGTCTCGGGCCGCCTGACCCTTCTGGATCAGAACCGCGTCATCGTCCCGCATCCCGCCTTCCGCCTGTTTGCCACCACCAACACCATTGGTTTGGGCGACACATCCGGGCTTTACCACGGCACCCAGCAGATCAACCAGGGTCAGATGGACCGCTGGTCGCTGGTCACAACCCTCAATTATCTGCCCCATGACAAGGAAGCCGGCATCGTCCTCTCCAAGGTCAAATCCTACCAGACCGCCGAGGGCAAAACGACCGTCTCCAATATGGTGCGTCTCGCCGATCTGACCCGTTCCGCCTTCATCAATGGCGACCTGTCGACGGTGATGAGCCCGCGTACGGTCATCACCTGGGCGGAAAACGCCGAAATCTTCGGCGATCTTGGCTTCGCCTTCCGCCTGACCTTCCTCAACAAATGCGATGAGCTGGAACGTCCCGTGGTGGCCGAATTCTATCAGCGCGTCTTTGGGGAAGATCTGCCGGAATCAGCGGCGAACCTCGCCATCAGCGCTTAA
- a CDS encoding J domain-containing protein, with the protein MKLNSKLFDNIRIKTRGGEKPKVEAPQCDWEGCEKPGTHRAPKSHRAGGEFHNFCLEHVRHYNKSFNYFAEGEDGEGKAKPKKSAEYSTDNGERPTWGMGANAHGRGNPKPRAKAARDFTARRLNDPHNLFARVARNQGRNPIKAREKRIVEADKRALEVLGLEGRKTSDEIKAAYKALVKMYHPDANGGDRSSEDRLHAIITAYTHLKQKGFVV; encoded by the coding sequence ATGAAATTGAATTCCAAGCTATTCGATAATATTCGCATCAAAACCCGCGGCGGTGAAAAGCCCAAGGTCGAGGCGCCACAATGTGATTGGGAGGGCTGTGAAAAGCCCGGCACCCATCGCGCCCCCAAGAGCCATCGCGCCGGTGGCGAGTTTCATAATTTTTGCCTCGAGCATGTCCGGCACTACAACAAGTCGTTCAATTATTTCGCCGAAGGCGAAGACGGTGAGGGCAAGGCCAAGCCCAAAAAATCCGCTGAATATTCCACCGATAACGGCGAACGCCCCACCTGGGGCATGGGCGCCAATGCCCATGGCCGCGGCAATCCCAAACCCCGCGCCAAGGCCGCCCGCGATTTCACCGCCCGCCGGCTCAATGATCCGCACAATCTGTTTGCCCGCGTCGCCCGCAATCAGGGCCGCAACCCGATCAAGGCGCGCGAGAAACGTATCGTTGAGGCCGACAAACGGGCGCTTGAAGTGCTGGGGCTTGAGGGGCGCAAAACCTCTGACGAAATCAAGGCGGCCTATAAGGCACTGGTCAAGATGTACCACCCCGACGCCAATGGCGGCGACCGCAGTTCCGAGGATCGTCTGCACGCCATTATCACCGCCTATACCCACCTGAAGCAAAAAGGCTTTGTGGTGTGA
- a CDS encoding BolA family protein: MSVRQTMIDKLTARFDPELLEVIDDSERHHGHAGWREGGETHFRVRIATRHLAGLSRIAQHRAVMEVLDSEIKAGVHALNIEVKPVADVAE; the protein is encoded by the coding sequence ATGTCCGTCCGCCAGACCATGATCGACAAGCTCACCGCCCGCTTTGACCCCGAACTGCTCGAGGTTATCGACGATAGCGAACGCCATCACGGACATGCCGGATGGCGCGAGGGCGGAGAAACTCACTTCCGTGTCAGAATCGCGACCCGGCATCTTGCCGGTTTGAGCCGGATTGCGCAACACCGTGCGGTGATGGAAGTGCTCGATTCTGAAATCAAGGCCGGTGTTCATGCTCTTAATATAGAGGTGAAACCGGTCGCGGATGTGGCGGAATAG
- a CDS encoding HlyC/CorC family transporter: MSTTVWFTIGGIAVLLFLSGFFSGSETALTAASRARMHSQSRAGNKRARIVEKLIDSKERLIGALLLGNNLVNILASSLATSVLITLFGDTGVVYATIVMTMAVVIFAEVLPKTWAINQPDEFALGVAPVVRPIVAVLAPITIAVQILVRLMLRLVGVKAADDRSGYTGLEEIRGTVDLLHREGEVVKNDRDMLGGILDLRDLEVSDIMVHRTRMLALDAEQPPEQLVRQVLESPNTRMPIYKDGPDNIIGVVHAKDVLRAVIKAGGDISKVNVLRIASKPWFVPDTTPLQAQLNAFLKVKTHFALVIDEYGEVQGLITLEDILEEIVGDISDEHDEVMQGITKQPDGSYTIEGALPIRDINRALDWHLPDEEATTLAGLVIHEAKIIPGEGQQFTFHGFRFRVTRTTGNRVTELRVLPLK, from the coding sequence GTGAGTACCACAGTCTGGTTCACCATTGGCGGCATTGCCGTGCTTTTGTTCCTGAGCGGCTTTTTTTCCGGTTCCGAAACCGCGCTCACCGCCGCCTCCCGCGCCCGCATGCATTCGCAGTCCCGCGCCGGGAACAAGCGCGCCCGCATTGTCGAAAAACTCATCGACAGCAAGGAACGCCTGATCGGCGCATTGCTGCTGGGCAATAATCTGGTCAACATCCTGGCCTCATCGCTCGCCACCAGCGTGCTGATCACCCTGTTCGGTGATACAGGCGTTGTCTATGCGACCATCGTCATGACCATGGCCGTCGTGATTTTCGCCGAGGTCCTGCCCAAGACATGGGCCATCAACCAGCCCGACGAATTCGCCCTCGGCGTCGCCCCCGTCGTCCGACCGATTGTGGCCGTTCTCGCGCCCATCACCATTGCCGTGCAGATACTGGTGCGTCTCATGCTGCGCCTCGTCGGCGTCAAGGCCGCTGATGACCGTTCCGGCTATACCGGGCTTGAGGAAATCCGCGGCACCGTCGACCTGCTGCATCGCGAGGGTGAAGTGGTCAAGAACGACCGTGACATGCTCGGCGGCATTCTCGACCTGCGCGATCTCGAAGTCTCCGATATCATGGTGCACCGCACCCGCATGCTGGCGCTCGATGCGGAACAGCCGCCCGAGCAACTGGTGCGCCAGGTCCTTGAAAGCCCCAACACCCGCATGCCGATCTACAAGGACGGCCCGGATAACATTATCGGCGTCGTCCACGCCAAGGATGTGTTGCGCGCGGTCATCAAGGCAGGCGGCGACATCTCCAAGGTCAATGTGTTGCGCATTGCCTCAAAGCCGTGGTTCGTCCCCGACACCACCCCCTTGCAGGCCCAGCTCAACGCCTTCTTGAAGGTCAAAACCCATTTCGCCCTCGTCATCGACGAATATGGCGAAGTGCAGGGCCTAATCACGCTGGAAGACATTCTTGAGGAAATCGTTGGCGACATTTCCGACGAGCATGACGAGGTGATGCAGGGCATTACCAAACAGCCCGATGGCTCCTATACCATCGAAGGCGCGCTGCCGATCCGCGACATCAATCGCGCGCTCGACTGGCATCTGCCCGATGAAGAGGCAACCACGCTTGCCGGACTTGTCATCCACGAAGCCAAAATTATTCCCGGCGAAGGTCAGCAATTCACCTTCCACGGTTTCCGCTTCCGGGTGACCCGCACCACGGGCAACCGCGTCACTGAATTACGGGTACTACCGCTGAAATAG
- the aroB gene encoding 3-dehydroquinate synthase, whose product MPVPTDKLHIDLGERAYDILFGTDLLDTAGTILNDMFPGARFGIVTDTNVATEQLPRLIKALDGAGLEHQTITVPAGEASKRFDTLAEVVDGILEARLERGDIIIALGGGVIGDLAGFAAAITRRGMNFVQAPTSLLAQVDSSVGGKTGINTPRGKNLVGAFHQPKLVLADISALNTLSERQFRSGYAEMAKYGLIDDEDFFFWLEENWREIFDGGPARTSAIAHACAAKARFVIADEKETGARALLNLGHTFGHALEKITGYSDRLLHGEGVAIGMVMAHKFSAKLGLAPSQDGVRVARHLQLVGLPTTLGDIPGELADTNAMMDAITQDKKVSRGALTFILTKGIGQSFIEKNVDPELVVEFLEEMRAS is encoded by the coding sequence ATGCCCGTACCCACGGATAAATTGCATATCGATCTCGGCGAACGGGCCTATGATATTTTGTTCGGCACGGACCTGCTGGACACGGCAGGCACGATTTTGAATGACATGTTCCCCGGCGCGCGTTTCGGCATTGTCACCGACACCAATGTCGCCACCGAACAATTGCCGCGCCTCATCAAGGCCCTTGATGGCGCCGGGCTCGAGCATCAAACCATCACTGTCCCCGCCGGCGAGGCCTCCAAGCGTTTTGATACACTGGCCGAAGTTGTCGATGGCATTCTCGAAGCCAGGCTCGAACGCGGCGATATTATCATTGCGCTGGGCGGCGGGGTCATTGGCGATCTGGCCGGCTTTGCCGCCGCCATTACACGGCGCGGCATGAATTTTGTGCAGGCCCCCACCTCCCTTCTGGCCCAGGTGGACAGTTCCGTTGGCGGCAAGACCGGCATCAACACCCCGCGCGGCAAAAACCTTGTGGGGGCTTTTCATCAGCCCAAACTGGTGCTGGCCGATATTTCCGCGCTCAACACCCTCTCGGAACGCCAGTTCCGCTCAGGCTATGCCGAAATGGCCAAATACGGCCTGATCGATGATGAGGATTTCTTCTTCTGGCTGGAAGAGAACTGGCGCGAAATTTTTGATGGCGGTCCCGCCCGCACCAGCGCCATCGCCCATGCCTGTGCCGCAAAAGCCCGCTTCGTCATCGCCGATGAGAAGGAAACCGGCGCACGCGCCCTGCTCAATCTCGGCCATACATTCGGTCACGCACTAGAAAAAATCACCGGCTATTCTGATCGCCTCCTGCATGGCGAAGGGGTCGCCATCGGCATGGTGATGGCGCACAAATTTTCTGCTAAGCTTGGCCTTGCGCCTTCCCAGGATGGGGTGCGCGTGGCGCGGCATTTGCAATTGGTCGGCCTGCCCACCACATTGGGCGATATTCCCGGAGAGCTGGCAGATACAAACGCAATGATGGACGCAATCACCCAGGACAAAAAAGTGTCGCGCGGCGCGTTGACCTTCATCCTGACCAAAGGCATCGGCCAGTCCTTCATCGAGAAGAATGTCGATCCTGAACTTGTTGTAGAATTTCTTGAGGAGATGCGGGCTTCGTGA
- a CDS encoding shikimate kinase codes for MTADTDCVELLELLGGKPLVLVGMMGAGKTTVGRRLAARLGRRFIDSDAEIEKAAGMNINDFFALHGEAEFRAGESRVISRIIKEENIVLGTGGGAFINAETRELVRAEGLSIWLKADFELLFARVSRRANRPLLQTANPRETLKNLIDQRYPVYAEADVTVVSHDVPHEVVVDAVITKVRDYLRDQNRT; via the coding sequence ATGACAGCCGATACCGATTGCGTGGAACTGCTCGAGTTGCTCGGCGGCAAGCCGCTTGTGCTGGTGGGCATGATGGGCGCTGGCAAGACCACCGTCGGTCGCCGCCTTGCCGCCCGGCTGGGGCGCAGATTCATCGACAGCGATGCCGAAATCGAAAAAGCCGCCGGCATGAACATCAATGATTTTTTTGCCCTGCATGGCGAAGCCGAATTCCGCGCCGGTGAATCGCGGGTCATTTCCCGCATCATAAAAGAAGAGAATATTGTGCTGGGCACCGGCGGCGGTGCCTTCATCAATGCCGAAACTCGCGAACTGGTGCGCGCCGAAGGCCTCTCCATCTGGCTCAAGGCCGATTTCGAGCTTCTCTTCGCCCGTGTGTCCCGCCGCGCCAACCGCCCGCTTTTGCAAACGGCCAATCCGCGCGAAACCCTCAAAAACCTGATAGATCAACGCTATCCGGTTTATGCAGAGGCTGATGTTACTGTCGTCTCGCACGATGTACCCCACGAAGTGGTGGTCGACGCCGTCATTACTAAAGTCCGCGATTATCTGCGCGACCAGAACAGGACCTGA
- a CDS encoding histidine kinase has protein sequence MPTLIRFLIVLLFLAGLGYGAMFALATFVEPHDKEVTMRVPARDLFGD, from the coding sequence ATGCCAACGCTGATCCGATTTCTGATTGTTCTGCTGTTTCTGGCCGGGCTTGGCTATGGCGCCATGTTTGCACTGGCGACATTTGTTGAGCCCCATGACAAAGAGGTCACCATGCGCGTGCCGGCGCGGGACCTGTTTGGCGACTGA